The following coding sequences lie in one Trypanosoma brucei gambiense DAL972 chromosome 7, complete sequence genomic window:
- a CDS encoding chaperone protein DNAj, putative: MRRHVSLVWLNAATGWRLHTATTSEGISEETREQLLEEEEFRAMDASQEDSEMLPIHHRLATKADALEAELKRLSFVLFEKPQLVVDDCPSTWTRRPANVVKIIRCYGATNACAKGRHQRPVGWVPPVGSSSTIVQTFNRMRHALLNMRKRKLGQPETALNDQLATLSADLDYLNRMKRLHALNFYGRMNLTPRRHIWLALYTLLWNAVIAIQNSLACVFFGTLRGIRDHGVVMGAIRGPATGFLRASQFLAYGLVLSPLIHVPSGLINSMYGVWNALSGKLFFEAGSGRWHYCSALTALWLHREVSLERRAIRSVGRLEFRRKNMRAENRWKDRLASMGFSFDRINEKFGGNHQKAQHTARGRAENIENPYEVLQVKRNATLEQVKAQYKRLAKVFHPDTVQCGSEEERRKAREKFESISQAYQILSNPEKRRSYDLGGAQALRLHESKMGRFMARTPEEVVQSVFGGEIFKQKVLGQLLRSHWHLRNEAQVSVSLHEFEQLQVLRYFELTLELVRIVDVHAMAPVSKGCKHRSGQPQSEVADALIDELSGRKKNQPARERKQTKAQHKNQGDTPNNEGTGSPYELTCFTNEFNCFSRDFEDRCDRYTRHLAEACFGRELMYEVGQSYVISSQRFLGILPFYAPKLHVYKKIFSGVDRVYAAFREKVDDRAKDNPEWLARKVMTEYFSMEFDSVVADASCVLRFAAQNVLQDVAITEEQRRRRCYALWYLGDQMMRKGVPWSRTEVKRDDGELMAYIQQAANSAASTSKPGSF; this comes from the coding sequence ATGCGGCGGCATGTTTCTTTAGTTTGGTTGAATGCGGCAACCGGCTGGAGGTTACATACCGCCACTACGAGTGAAGGGATATCGGAAGAGACACGTGAACAGTTgctggaagaggaggaattCCGAGCAATGGACGCTTCACAGGAAGACAGCGAAATGCTGCCGATACACCACCGACTCGCAACCAAGGCGGACGCTCTGGAAGCAGAACTGAAGAGGTTGTCTTTTGTGCTCTTTGAGAAGCCACAACTTGTAGTCGATGATTGTCCGTCCACATGGACGAGACGTCCGGCAAATGTTGTGAAGATAATCCGCTGCTATGGTGCAACGAATGCTTGCGCTAAAGGAAGACATCAGCGCCCTGTTGGATGGGTTCCGCCTGTAGGCTCCTCTTCAACTATCGTCCAAACCTTCAACCGCATGCGGCATGCGTTACTAAATATGCGAAAGAGGAAGTTGGGGCAGCCTGAGACGGCACTGAATGATCAATTAGCGACGCTGTCAGCTGACCTTGATTACCTCAACCGCATGAAGCGCTTGCATGCGCTTAATTTCTACGGCAGGATGAACTTGACACCCCGCCGCCACATTTGGTTAGCACTCTACACATTATTGTGGAACGCTGTAATTGCTATTCAGAATTCGTTAgcatgtgttttctttgGTACTTTGCGTGGAATTAGAGACCACGGAGTTGTCATGGGAGCTATTCGGGGGCCAGCTACGGGATTTTTACGCGCCTCGCAGTTCCTTGCCTATGGATTAGTTCTCTCACCTCTTATTCACGTTCCCTCCGGTCTGATAAACTCCATGTACGGCGTGTGGAACGCACTCTCTGGAAAACTTTTCTTTGAAGCTGGAAGTGGCCGGTGGCACTACTGCAGCGCCCTAACTGCTTTGTGGCTTCATCGTGAGGTATCGCTTGAGCGTCGCGCAATTCGAAGTGTTGGTCGGTTGGAATTCCGGCGGAAGAATATGAGGGCAGAGAATCGATGGAAAGACCGGCTCGCGTCGATGGGTTTCTCGTTTGACCGTATAAACGAGAAGTTTGGGGGAAATCACCAAAAGGCACAACATACAGCTCGTGGCAGGGCGGAGAATATCGAAAATCCTTACGAGGTACTTCAAGTGAAGCGGAATGCTACACTGGAGCAAGTGAAGGCTCAGTACAAGCGGCTGGCTAAAGTTTTTCATCCCGATACTGTTCAGTGTGGCAGCGAAGAAGAGCGCAGAAAAGCAAGGGAGAAGTTTGAGAGCATATCACAGGCTTATCAAATACTCTCCAATCCTGAGAAACGGCGTTCCTATGATCTTGGCGGGGCGCAGGCACTTCGGCTACACGAAAGTAAAATGGGGCGGTTCATGGCGCGGACACCTGAGGAAGTTGTCCAAAGTGTGTTTGGTGGTGAAatttttaaacaaaaagtacTCGGGCAACTGTTGCGTTCCCATTGGCACTTGCGGAACGAAGCACAGGTGAGTGTTTCTCTCCACGAATTTGAGCAACTTCAGGTACTTCGCTACTTTGAACTTACTTTAGAGCTGGTACGTATAGTCGATGTCCATGCAATGGCTCCGGTTTCAAAGGGTTGCAAGCATCGAAGTGGTCAACCCCAGAGTGAGGTTGCTGATGCACTGATAGATGAAttaagtggaagaaaaaagaaccaGCCAGCACgagagaggaaacaaactaaggcacaacacaaaaaccAAGGCGATACTCCCAATAATGAAGGAACGGGCTCACCATATGAACTGACTTGTTTTACCAACGAGTTTAACTGTTTTTCGCGCGACTTTGAGGACCGTTGTGACCGCTACACACGTCACCTGGCGGAGGCGTGTTTTGGAAGGGAACTGATGTACGAGGTTGGACAGTCGTATGTCATATCAAGTCAGCGATTCCTTGGCATTTTACCTTTTTATGCACCAAAGCTTCACGTATACAAGAAAATTTTCTCTGGTGTTGACCGTGTCTATGCAGCGTTTCGCGAGAAGGTGGACGACAGAGCCAAAGATAATCCAGAGTGGTTGGCCAGGAAGGTTATGACGGAATATTTCAGCATGGAATTTGATTCGGTTGTGGCCGACGCAAGTTGTGTGCTTCGCTTTGCCGCTCAAAATGTTCTCCAGGACGTTGCGATCACGGAAGAGCAGCGCAGGCGACGGTGTTATGCACTTTGGTATTTGGGAGACCAAATGATGCGCAAGGGTGTGCCGTGGTCACGGACAGAGGTGAAGCGAGATGATGGTGAGTTGATGGCGTACATTCAGCAAGCCGCAAACTCTGCGGCCTCTACAAGTAAACCGGGTTCTTTTTAA